The Struthio camelus isolate bStrCam1 chromosome 15, bStrCam1.hap1, whole genome shotgun sequence nucleotide sequence TCATGCCCAATAGTAGCACGGGgaattaaaagcagaattttaacaAACCAAAATAATCAATCCCAAAGCTTCATCTGCTTCACAGCATTGAACACCAGATGGGAAAAGGCCTGAAGAGTAATTATTGCTTTAGTTAGTCGATACGCAGCACCCTGGCTAAAACCGCAGCATGGGGTGGACGATAAGGTTGCGAGTGAACTACTGCAGTCCGCCAAAGGCCAAAGTGCTCAGTACGAACCcaaggcggggcggggggagtgcCTGAAAGTGATAAAAGTCCAAGGAATCCCAGAGTGCGCCACGTCCACCCCTCCCGCGGTCCAAAcccagccgggccgagccgcgctACCCGAGTCGCGGCCCTCGACCGGTAGCAGCAAAACGAAACCCAGGGGCAAAAGCCACCGGGTGACAGACACCATCTCCGTACAAAACCCCTGCCTCCGCGTTGCGAGGAGTAAGGGAGGCGCGAGCCGCCGCTGCCCCTTCCTGGCATCGCGCCGTGCCTCACAGTGACGGATACGCAAGGGAACGAGCCTTCGGCGGGGTGCAAGCGAGCGCTTTTCACTCACCTCGCACCcgattacaaataaataaataacacacaagcgtgcagaggaagaggagggagacagAGGAGCCACAGCCCTGAGTGCCTGCAGACTGTAGTTTGAGGAAAACTTCAAATTAGGCAGAGGTTGGATTAACTGCAAGACAAAGTTAAAGCACAGAGCGGAGCAGAATGCAGGACgttttttcaaagcagagaaTTAACCCCGTTTCCGGTAAACTAGGAGGCGCGTCGCTCATTAATAGCTCTTTCCCAAAAGTGATCTAAGCAGGGGCTCCATGGACAAGCTATGAGCAGCACAGGCTAGACTGTACGCGAGCAATATACAGCGCTTTGCTTGGGCGAACAGTCGCTTTCCCCAAGCAAAGAGATTAAGCGCCCTTATTCGCATCCAAAACACTCCCACCTCAGCCAGAGGGGCAAACCCTGGCTTTTACTTTCATAGCCAGAAGACACACATGCAGTATTTGCCACCAAGTTTCTGATCCCAAAGTAGGAGGATCTGTAGCAATGACTGGGGTCACGGTTATGTGGAAATGAGCCAGCTTGCACTGAGAGTCAGGCTGAAAGCTTTAACGGGAGGATAGAGCTGGAGGTAGAACATCAGCATCTCAGCTCTGGCCTGGGAAGAAGAGCTTCTTCCAGGCCTAAGCTGTTCTCCCTTGACCATCCACTACAGCTGGAATAAACAAGCAAGGAGCAATGCATTTGAGCCCTGATCTATATAATGAGGATGGGCAAAGACTACTTTCCCAATTGCCAAATTACTGTTTCTGCTGTTCTGCTCTGGCCTTGCTTCCTGATGTCTGTGTGCCCTCCAGTAAGGCCAAGGTGAGACAGATGCCCCAAAGGGGACTAGAGCTACCTCGTGAGCCAGTGGAGATGCTCTTGGCTGGACTGGGACACGACATTAGCCGGAGATCAGCCCCGACTCCACAGCAGATCCAACCTCCATGCAAAGGCACTCATGTTTGTTTAGACACTGGTTCTTCATGGTCTATAGAGATTCCTCCTCCTTCCTAGGCCCTGCAGGGTGGTTTGTTCAGACTTCACCCACATAAGCATGGAGGATTAGGAAGAGCTTGGAAACAATCCTTCTCAGGAGAGGGTCACAGACACAGCAACAGGCACTTGCTCTAAATCCTTCCAGTCAGTCTAACCACATAGGATCCCCCATTGCCAGGAGGAGGTGGGTCTAGCAGGCCCACATTCACTATTGCATGCATCCACAGCACTCATCTCACCACAGACCTTTGGCTGCACCAGGCACCAGCTTCACAGTCAGTGCGGAAGGAGCAGGGAACACAGAAGGGGAACACGGAGATCCAGCTCCTGTGAGCCACAGCAGCttgagagcgggggggggggggcagagcttGGATGTGATGCTCTATGCAAAACACAGGGAATGTGCTGGGGTGAAGCCAAGGTTTGAAGCGTACATTAACAAACCCACTGTAAGACCACGCCGCGCTCAGACTATTGCAAGATTTGTTGCATGCCTTGAGGCCAGAGCTGCTCCAGGGCCGCAGATTCCAAGTCTGCCCAGCCTGATCTCAGCCAAATATGGGCACGCAGTGAAGCTGTTGCTGTCCAAACAGGCAGGAGCCAGGGGCAGCTTTACCCACGTCCCTTGCAAGAGGGGCGTCACAGCACGTTACCAATCCAGCTGGAGTCCTGAGCAATTTTGCCACCTATGTTGCTGGGGCAGAGCTGCACATTTGCTGAACCCAGGGAAGGCAGGAAGACAATGAATACCTGAACATCAAAAAAGGGggcacaaagcagcagcctggTTCCTTCCAGATGAGCTAAGAGGGCCAAAATAAAACTTAAACTAAACCCTGCACTGCTGCATATTTTGCAGCTCTGGGCCAGATGCTGCTGATGCCTCTTGCACatggccctcccctccccccccattccTGTCAAGTCTGATCCTGAATTCAAGCCCAAGTCCCAGCCTCATTAATCCCCTCCAGAATCAGGACTAGATAAGAGCAGCACCACCTGTTTCAGGAGAGGCTCCAGTCTTGCATTGGAGACGGCAATGTTTTCGGTGCATACTGAAACTAGCTCCCGCCCGTACCCATCAGCACCAAGGGTACTCTGCAGCATGTGCCCACAGGTCAGGTGCAGGGGAAACCTATTCTCTTAGAAAAGCAAATTCTGAGTGCAGGACAGCAGGGCAAATCCCTGTCCCACAGCCCTCTGCTAGCAAGGGTGAGTGCAGGGAAGAATGCAATGGCCAAAGCCTTGACTCCAGTGCCTCAGAGACAGAGCACGAGGGGAAGAAGGGCTAGCAAGTCCCCCCAGGGCCACGGGGGAGGTGGGGGACAGACTATTCCTTCATTTAGAACCACGAAGAGCCTGCTCCATCCCAGCAGAAAAGCAGGATCCAGCTCGTCTTCATAAGACAAGCCCACCTTCTGCATCTTTAAATCCAAGTCCAGCTACTGCGCTGTCCCAGCCAGTGAATGAGCATGTAACAGGATTGCCAAAGTGCTACGGAGGGGCAGCCCAGGCTGGCCTGGCAAAGAGCAACCCGACTAACCCTTCGCCTCTGTGACCTGGAGCCGAGCAGTTCAGGTCACAGCATACAGCTCCTCACGGTCATTCTGGCAGATCTGATAACGACAGGTGAGCTTCTGTGACCAGGCCCAGGGCTTCTTATGCTTGTCCCGAGGTGGGAGCAGGAAAGCAACGCTGCTGGCCACCAGCACATGCCAAATGCTGTGGGTGTAGTAATAGTTCTCATTGGTTTCCATGAATGCATATACTGAGATGGCGATGAAAGCCAAGGTGATCCCTGGTAGGAGGTAGAAAACCCAGCGCTTCCATGAAGAAGGGTAGCAGTGTCTGCGCTTCACTCCATGGTAAACCTGAAGGGGTGAGAGTAGAGATGGGTAAAGCAGCCAGTCACAAGCTTATGTAAGGGAAATAGGCAGCGCTGCTTGACCTGGGAGCACCTGTCAACCAGCCAGTCCTCACGGCAAGAGGGTACGCTTGCTGTCCCTGGGGAAATTCAGCCTTCCCCCTGCTTGGGCCCATCTCTTGTATGCAAGGCCCCATACCCAGCTGCGGCACCAACGTCCAGCACAGGGGGCAACGCCAGTGCCAGTGAACAGCCAGCCACTAGGGCATGACGCTCCAGCCACAGGTGTGTGTTGAataggagctgcagcagcaggctgaGACCTGTCACCAGGGCTTTTCTCAGCTACTGGAGAGATGGAAGGTAAATTCcttgccctgctctccctccacTAGGGCATTCCAAGGAGCTCAACCCCTGGATATGGATGGGCTGGTGTCTGGGGCCCACTCTGCTACCACTGTTCTCTGgagggaaacaaggggcagcagctcctgcctggctCCTATTACTCACCCACGCTACAATCATGATGATGAGGGCAAAGAGGCAAGGACCCATCATGTTCCACACCCCTCTGCGGTCCAGCTGCAGAGACATGGCAATGAAGAGAGTCCCCAAGACGAAAAGGACCTGCAGGTGAGACAGTACCACTAACATCAGGAGCTCATCTGATGCCAGAGCACAGCCAGCCATGCCAAAGGCTTAAGGCAGGCAGGACCTCATCTCCCAGCTGCCCAGCACTGCCTGCGTGGCTCAGGAGCAGCACCTTCAGCATGAGAAACCAGAGGACCCACAAATCTTCCCCCTCACCCTCTTTAGGCCCAGTCCCAACAAGCACGCAGGTCATGGGCCAAACTCTAGGGATAAAACAACCCTCTGGTTTAAAAGTCAGAGCAGCACCAGACGACAGTCTTTGAAAGCCAAGGAGGGCTGTCTAGGGAGCAGGACCACCTTGGAGGCAGCACAGGAGGAGCCGCTGTACAGACTGTGCTGTTAGAGTGCTGCCACCAGGGGGCACGGCATGGCCGCCTGCAGCTTGGCTGGCTCAGGCCTGCGTGGCCCTGCAGCAAAGACCCAACACTCACATATTTCAGAATCTTCTTCACCCGGGACATGCACAGGATCGTCACCCAGATGGACACCACGGAGCCCAAAAAGTCACAGTACTGTAGTGTGTCATAGTCCATAATGCACAACACAGCAACGCCTGGCTGGTCACACGCATGGTAGAACTAGAGCCGGGAACAAGAGCAGAGGCTAGCATGAATCCAGCAGCTCCACACACCTTTCCAGGAAGGAGATGCAGGAGAAGAGCTAAGCCCATGGTAGCCAGGATCCCTCCTGGAACTGTCTCCATAAAGCTCCAAACTACAACGGCACTAGGGAAAGCAGCTGGAGAGCAACCATCAACCTGCACCTTCCCAGCAGCAGGCTGAGAGCTCCTAGGACAGCATCCCTCAGCTCAGTCCTGGTCCTCTGAGGGAGTCAGCAGCACCAGACGTGTAACGTGACAAGGAGCCCCTGCGTACATTCAGCAGCTCACCCCCACTCAGGGAGACAGAGCAGCGTGCTCCAGCCAACGCAGCTGCCTGAGTGCAATTCAGGGGCCCAGAGAATGCTCCACCCATTAAAGCATGGGGCAATGAAGGTGCATAGAGCTCCAACTCCGTCTCAGCTCCCCAGAGTCCCAACCCCAAATGTGAGCACCCACAGCATGGGCAGGAAGAGCCCAGTGAAAATAACACTCCTGTTGAGCTCTGAAGGGGCAGGACATATCCATTGAAGTGCTCACCCAGTGATCCCAGAAGCTCCTCATAGAGCTCCAGGATGGGACCCCTCCACCAGGGACCTCAGTCCAACCAGGCAGGACTCACTTCCTGATGCTCAGAGAGAGTGCAGTTGGTGCTGTCAGGGGAACTGACAAAAGACAATTCTTACCGTGGAAAAGAACATGGTGTAGGTGTAGACAGAGGCTTCCACCAGGCAGTAGCGATAGACAGCAATCACGATTGCTGGCAGGAACATGAGGTTACTCAGCGTGAGAAGAAGCGTGGCCAGATTCTGCGCACTGACAGACTGGGCCTTGGTATCATCCGTGCAGCTCCATCCACTCCAACCTGTGGAGCAGAGAGGCCTGTGTATGTTGCACATCCTGCTTGTCCTCCCACACCACCCAGCAGAAGCTAGGGCTCCTCAAAAAGAGGCAATCACATCCTAGGACTATCCCCAGgcctcccttcccctgctccagaaggcagGGCATTAGAACGAGGAAGGAGGGACTCACCTATCACGCTGGGAGCACGCCAGGGGCCCACTGTTCAGGGCAGTTCACCCACAAGCATTCATCTTCCCAAATAACCCAACCAGTATTTATACAGACCAGGTGATTTTCATAGTTTTGCTGTTTGCAGTTGCTGTCTAATGAGCTCTGCTGCCACAGCCCCTGTTGCCCAACTGCTCCGTCAGCCACTCACATTCATAGGACACACTTGTTACGTGTTGCACGCTCTGCTGCAGAAAGTGGCTGGCCCAGACTCCTAAACCTTGGAGGAACCCCAGCAGAGAGCCCAGTCTGTGCTCTGAGAAAACCTCCCAGGTTTTTCTCACGTAACAGGGGCCATTGAATATACAACATGGGCCTGCCCAGGCTAGCACTTACTTTTCATCGCCATAGTAACTCAACACACACTTTCCTTGCTGGCAATAAACACTTCAGGTGTTTCAGCTGTTTGGGATAATGCTGTAAGCTGGGTGCAAAATGCTGCAGAGAAAGATCCCTACAGATCCCAGAAACCAGGGGGAGAATGATCCACAACGAGGAAGCCACTAGCCTCCTGTCCCACCTCTTGCTCCGAGCAGGGCTGACTGCAAAGCCAGATCAGGTTATTCTGGGCCTTGAGCAGCTGAGTTTTCaaaatctctaaggatggagGTCCCACGACCTCTCTGGATACTGTGCAAAACTGAACAACTCTCATGGGGAAAACCCATTTCCTTACATTTGGCTGACATTTTCCCTGCTGCAACCCGGGTCCATGACCTCCTGCCCTTTCCCCACGTCcatctgagaagagcctggctccagagTCCCTGTAACCTCAGGGATTacaccctcctctgcctcctcttcttcaAGGTGACCAAACCTGCTGTTTCAGTCTCTCCTCCTaggccctgtgctccagccccaaacaTTGCAGCAGCCTTTGCTGGGCTCTCCAGTTTGTCAATATTTCTCTTGCACAGGGGGTCCTCCAAAAGCCCCACATGGAGCCTCACGAGTGCTGAGtaatcacttccctcagcctTCTGGTTATGCTCTTGCCAGAGCAGCTCAGGATGCAAGCAGACCTTCAGGGCCACAGGGGAACTCTGCTGACTTGTGTCCAACCTGCTGTTGACCACTCAGgtcctcttctgcagagctgctcccagctGGTCTTTTCCCAGCCTGTGCTGATGTACAGTGTTGTTCTGTCCCAGATGCAGGAATGTGATGAAATTCATGAGGTTCCCATCAGGCCATTTCTCCCATCTGTTGACATCCTGCTGAATGTCAGGCCTGCCCTCTGCCACTGCAATCAACCCCCCATCTGGTGTCATCCATGAATGTGCTCGTCATTGAAGAAGTTGAACGGTATTAGCCTCAGTACTGACCCCTTGCATTTACTCATACAATGTGGATGATCCTCCTATTCTGTAGCCAGTTCCAGGAGAATAATTAGTGACTGGGAGTTCCTTAGTGCTCCTGATCCTGCCAGGACCCTGCTCCTGGGGCACTTGGGGGAGCGCCCAAATCTGCTTAGCATCCATCCCATTACAGTGCTGCTAGAAACAACACCTGGATGGATACCCAGTCACTCTgtccctcttctccctgctctctgccaggCAGAGCCTACAACAGACTGCTCTCCCCAGTGTATTTCTGGGTCACAAATATAGAGGCAGGCCATTTTGCTCCTAGTGATTCAGCAGAAAGCTGTCCTTAGCCTGATTCAACTTttctcctgggctgctctgtgCTTCCCAGAACCTGACGCACCTCAGCGAAATCAGATGCTGTTCTCCATCTCGCTACCAGCCCAGCCACCGAACTGCTGCAGACAGCAGCGACATCCTGGATTGAGACCAAAGCAGCAGAGAACCACGCTTCGCCTTGCCCTTCTGCAGAGAAGAGGTGCAAGTATTTGTCCAAGCTCAGTGGAGCTATCATCTTCCCTATTctagtgaccccccccccatcttttcATTTCACTATATAAATAGAGATGCCCCTCAAGAAGGAATGTCTGTGTTAGCTGCTGAGTACAAGGGTTCGCTTGTGCACTGACTCGTGGCAGGAGACAAAGTACCATGGCAGAGCACACACAGGGATTGCCAGCCCAGCTTCACTACATCCTATATCAGCACTCTATGTAATAAACTGCCCTGAAAGGCCCTTGCTCTAACACAGGCATTttcaggcagccctgctgccctcccgACCTCTTTGGAGAGGTGCTTTTGAGTATCCCCAAAAAAGCACCCGTTTTTGAGGGGACTCAAAACTGGATGAGAAACAATCAATGCTGCCTGCCCAAAAAGGACTGCGAGCACCACAGGTATGGAGGGCAGGAGCTGTGACTCCATGCTGTGTCTGGCAGGCATGGCAGGTCCCAGGGTCCCACGGTCCCCTGCCTGCACTACAGCACAGAAGGACGTGGCCTCCCCTTGGAGCAAGTGCCAAGGGCTCCTAGGAAAACACACTCACCAGCTTTACAGCTACAGCCAGCGTAGAGGTAGCCATGTCTTCTCAGAAGACTGCACTGTCCATATAGCCCACAGTCATTGAAGCAGGGGGTGAGGTATGCCAAGATGGTCACTTTGGCTTCTGCGTTGTTACATTCACTGCAACAAGAGGAGACCATGTTGGTACCCTGGCCTGCATGGGCAGCCTTGTGCTGAGGGAATGCTCCTCTCTGGAGGGTCTGAGACTGCCTGGCCTTGCTGTGCCCTGCAGTCGAGCCACTCATGTGCGCAAAGGCTTCCTGCCATTTTGGCATAGGGATCCTATCACTTCAGCCAGCAGTGGATCTGCTTCATTCCTCTTCAGAGGCTGGAGGCAGTTAAGAGCACAGAGTCGGCTCCTTCTCCACTCAGTGGGCCAAACCTGTGCGCAGACAGGTCTGAGCTCTTCCTCACACCTCCAAAACAGGTAACCGTGACTGGTCCTCAGGCCCAGCGTCTGCAAGCGCTGTTTTACAGCGTACGCTTAGCCACTTACACGGAAGCCTCACCAGGAAGGCAGACTGCTAGACCATGGGCACAGCTGCCTGCGTCTCAAAGACTTCCTGAAGGAgtagcagcagcattttcatttaCAGCACAACTCTTTCCACAAAATCCATCTGGGTAAGCGGCAGCCCATCCAGGCAAGTGACAGGCTCTGTCACCCCCATGCAGTCAGCGTTAGAGATGCCAGCTCAGCATCAGAAAAGCTGCTAGAGGGCCACAAGAAAGCAAGTTGGCACGGTCACCTTCCCCCAGGGCCTGGCTCTGCAGCCACAGCTTCACTGCTGCCAGGGGAGAGGACCCCATGGCACAAGGCAGGACAGCAGGAACAGGGGGTTGGTTTTGTTCATGTTAGTCAACGGCAGCAGGACCTGGAGGCAAAATGCTCTGAGCCAGCTCCAAGACCAAATGACACACCAGACTCACCCCTGGCCCTTTGGGCAGATGAGCTGCAGGGAAAGGAACCAGTCATTGGTCTCTGGGTAAAGAACAATCAGCATTGCTTCTGTGGAGGATGCACTCACGCTCAGAGGGTAGCCCTGGAAGAAAGCTTCAGAAAAAGAAGGTATTGTTATACACCAGGACAGGGGGAGAAGAACCTGCAGCAATCCCAGGCTGAGAccagctgcagaggaagagggTACTCCTACAGCCCTTTACTCCCATCCCTGCAAGGCACTGGGGGTGAGGGAGAAGGTCCCTGCTCTCAGAGACTCTTGTTCTTCCTGTCAGTTCAGCTCTCAGCACCTGTCTAGACAGCCAGTGAGTGCATAGAGCACATGGAACAGCCATGGTTTGCTGGGTTAGTCCTCCAACAAAGAACTCGGCTTTTCTGCACACCAGCAAGGCCCTGAGCATCCCAAACCTCCCAGCCAAGAAGGCTGGAGGAGCCCTGGTTGGGAATCAGACCTTCCTTTGGTGGAGGCTGACTCCTGGTCCCAGACTAGCATCTGCACACCAGCACTCCTGCGCAGGTACCAGAACTGAGTGGTCAAGATCTCAGGAGGGCTTGTGCCAAAATCAGCTTCACCGAGACACCCTCCCAAAGGACCTGAGTCAGTTAATAGCTTGTGAAACCTAAAAGCAAAGACCTAAGACAGTATAGCTGGGCTGGCAGTGGGTGCCAGGGGCTCTCATACCTGTGCTGCAGTTCTGTGTGGTATTGAGGGACAGCACTGGTGAAGCAGCACTCACACAGGCTAACACAGTGGCATTGGCCAGGCTCAGAGATGTCTGTGCAAACAGAAAAGCATCCCAGGTCAGAGAGTGCCTCAATATCGCTCCCCTTGCACACCCCTCACCTCCTGGGCTATCCACGCCCTACAGAAGAAGCAGGTGGCGTTAAATCCTGCAGATCAAGGTCATCCAACAACTCACCAGCTCTTTCTGGACAAACCTGCACCCACCTCAGCCTGTACCATCACTGCATTATGTGCTTGCTGAAAGGCATGGAGAGACATTCTCCCAGTGGGACTGCATGGGTAGATATGCCCCCAGCTGGGGGGTTCACACTAGCTCATTGCTTCTGCACAAGCACATGGTGGCCCTGCTTCAGCCCTCAGGGAAGCACTGTCTCATGTGGTAAGCTTCATTAGTCAGGATTTCAGGGAAAGGGAAACGCTGAAGGAATCTGAGCATCAGTGACTCGGGCAGGAACGTCCCTGGGTTTCCCCAATTAGTCTCCTCTCCTAGCGGCAAGGCTCCAGGTCCCACGGAGGAGATGGTGAGATggctgctttccattttctctcctctgcaTCATTGCTTCCACAGGCCAATGAGCTATGGCATTTGAATTGGAACTGGCAACTGGGACATGCTAGATGTGGCTAGAAAAAGCTCACAGTGCTTTGTGAtagcagaaaggaaagggaagggaaatagcCCCACCGATACCTACAACCCCTGTAATTTGCTGACAAACTAGCCTGAGAGCAGGGACAGACACCGGCCCCACAAAGAGAAGGCAATCACATAAATAAGCCTACTGCACCTTGTTAAGCAGAAGATTCACCACAAGGGAACCCCCGCTGTCCATGCCAGTATTCAGGCCAAGAAGGAGGAGGGTGGGGAAGATGGAGTACACAGGCACACTGGGACCATTCAAGAGCCTGTACCGCACAGACACAACATCCAGGTCCTCACGAACGACAGGCTGATTCTGGACACAGAGACTCCTCTGGTCGGATGTGTTGTGTGaagcctctcctgcaggcagagcagggctcccTGCGTTACCTGGTCTGGCACCATTTTGGCTCTGGTTCAGACTGCTGAAGTTAAGGAATGAACTGGTACTTCCCAGTTTGCAAGCTGtaaggggggtgggggaagaagaaaaaaaaaaaggaaaaaaaaaaaaaagagaagtcagtGCAGCCAGGACTAGCACTGCTCAGAGGCAGGGTGAGCACAGAGAGACAAGACGCTCCTGCAGACTGGGCCCCGGCTCATGGAACTGTAAGAGGAAGCACCACCCCAGCTCCCAGAAACTCACTGTGTGTGAGAGTCTCTTACTTGGTTAAGAAAGGGCACAACTCAATTTCATCTGGGCAATGCCCCAGCGACTCGATACTTTCAAGTGAAAGCGTAAACTGGGGGGTATTTCAGCTGGTTCAGGCATTGCAGTACTGGTAATAGCCCCTGAAGGATACCATCTTTGCAGGCAAACTCTAGCATCAGCATCCACAGCCCAGGACACCGATAAGAGCCAGAGAACTGGTACAGTGGATGGAAACAACCTGGAGCTCCAGAAAAGCAATTGGGAAGCAGAAGGGGAACAGGAGAAGGGCTGAATCATAAAACTGTATCACTGTATCATAAAACATCAGCATACCCAGCAAGCAGGGGATATTCACTAGCCAGCAACAGCGTGAGGGCTCAGCACTTACTGTCCCATAACCAGCAGCTGCATAAAAGGCTCTAGCAGTTCACCAGACCTGGGTACGCAAGGCTGAGCAGAAGGGGTGAACGTACCCGACACCAGCTATGGGCACGAACCATAAAGCCATAACCACTAAAGCCAGATATGACCCTTGGAGTCTCACTGTTGGAGCCTGCCCAACACTCCCAGAGACTCTAATGCTTCTGGCACTGATGTCTCCTCCTCTCTAACACCTCTACTGCTATTGCCAGGCCAGGGATGAGGCTCTGCTTGGAGGAGGAGACAGCAGAACTCCTAGCaggagaaaacttaaaaaaaaaaaatttacttggtGAGATTCCACAGGTCAGCACAATTTCACAAGCGTAAGACTCTAAAAGTCAGAGATCACGGTCACGTTACAAGAGGATGCAAAGGTGGCTACCACAGCCACAAGGACCTTGTGAGCTCCTCAGACATATGAAATGGTGCCATCCCCTCACCACAGCCCAAGATGTAAGCCCAAGTACACCTCCGAGAGATGGTTTCCAGTCTGCAGGCTCTTACTGACAAGCCAATCAATAGTCAACATAGAGTCTGGCACTTCTACCCAGAACTATTCTCCCCACCAAATTTTAAGCCAACCTCCGCTACCCAAACAGCCTTTGGAAAATATCAGTGGTTCAGAGACCCTGAACTTTTTTCGGGAATTTCCAAAACAGGCAGCTCCAGGGACTATCCCTCTTCAGTGAATATCGGAAGCTACACATTTGATCCCAAAGCAATAACTAGAGCCCAGCCCTGAATGTTATGCCCAGACAACCAGCATGCTGGGGAATGCAAGCCACTGGTCACAGCTACCCAAAGGCCCAAGAAAGGCACAGCAAAGTTCCCCATGTTCCTTCATATGGGGCTGGAGAAAGTGGAAGCCCACCTGTGAAAGAAGCCACCATCTCCACAGACACATCGGCATTGGCAGTACCAAGATTCTCCACCATGATCTGCAGCCACTTCTCC carries:
- the PGAP6 gene encoding post-GPI attachment to proteins factor 6 isoform X1 — translated: MARGAGAALRRLLLLLQLLALPAGRGNRTGTDSLYVSEYFSQSAQKLSFYSWYGNAKLFHFHVPEDTVLLRWLLQASRGKGPECTSMEVTVHFRYGAPPVINPLGTRFPANATVRPSYNISMTLSSAVQNNTFVNITAPAAGDWFIAAHLPEAAGRIEVKGFSTPCTYMFQPDMFVLRLIDMPVLEPGVALPQTVVSPAKPLHVKVFVPKYTARMWFELRSCGTSGQTACTVRVVLGSITLPQSFQRILTCTGNVNCSLGLDSPPWEKWLQIMVENLGTANADVSVEMVASFTACKLGSTSSFLNFSSLNQSQNGARPGNAGSPALPAGEASHNTSDQRSLCVQNQPVVREDLDVVSVRYRLLNGPSVPVYSIFPTLLLLGLNTGMDSGGSLVVNLLLNKTSLSLANATVLACVSAASPVLSLNTTQNCSTAFFQGYPLSVSASSTEAMLIVLYPETNDWFLSLQLICPKGQGECNNAEAKVTILAYLTPCFNDCGLYGQCSLLRRHGYLYAGCSCKAGWSGWSCTDDTKAQSVSAQNLATLLLTLSNLMFLPAIVIAVYRYCLVEASVYTYTMFFSTFYHACDQPGVAVLCIMDYDTLQYCDFLGSVVSIWVTILCMSRVKKILKYVLFVLGTLFIAMSLQLDRRGVWNMMGPCLFALIIMIVAWVYHGVKRRHCYPSSWKRWVFYLLPGITLAFIAISVYAFMETNENYYYTHSIWHVLVASSVAFLLPPRDKHKKPWAWSQKLTCRYQICQNDREELYAVT
- the PGAP6 gene encoding post-GPI attachment to proteins factor 6 isoform X2 codes for the protein MTLSSAVQNNTFVNITAPAAGDWFIAAHLPEAAGRIEVKGFSTPCTYMFQPDMFVLRLIDMPVLEPGVALPQTVVSPAKPLHVKVFVPKYTARMWFELRSCGTSGQTACTVRVVLGSITLPQSFQRILTCTGNVNCSLGLDSPPWEKWLQIMVENLGTANADVSVEMVASFTACKLGSTSSFLNFSSLNQSQNGARPGNAGSPALPAGEASHNTSDQRSLCVQNQPVVREDLDVVSVRYRLLNGPSVPVYSIFPTLLLLGLNTGMDSGGSLVVNLLLNKTSLSLANATVLACVSAASPVLSLNTTQNCSTAFFQGYPLSVSASSTEAMLIVLYPETNDWFLSLQLICPKGQGECNNAEAKVTILAYLTPCFNDCGLYGQCSLLRRHGYLYAGCSCKAGWSGWSCTDDTKAQSVSAQNLATLLLTLSNLMFLPAIVIAVYRYCLVEASVYTYTMFFSTFYHACDQPGVAVLCIMDYDTLQYCDFLGSVVSIWVTILCMSRVKKILKYVLFVLGTLFIAMSLQLDRRGVWNMMGPCLFALIIMIVAWVYHGVKRRHCYPSSWKRWVFYLLPGITLAFIAISVYAFMETNENYYYTHSIWHVLVASSVAFLLPPRDKHKKPWAWSQKLTCRYQICQNDREELYAVT